The following DNA comes from Curtobacterium sp. 9128.
GTGGGCTCGCGATCGACTGGGCGCTCGCATCGGTCATCTCGCTCGCGATCGGGACGTACGGCGCGGCGGGCAACTTCGTGACGCTCGGGATCTTCGCCGTGCTGCAGGTGCTGTTCATCGCGCTGCTGTCCGGCTCGTTCGGGCACGTGTGCGTCGGGCTCCGGGTCGTCCCGATCCGTGGGGGCTACGTCGGGGTCTGGCGCCCGGTGGTCCGCACGGTGCTGCTGTGCGTCGTGATCCCGGTCCTGATCCACGCGAAGGACGGTCGGCCCCTGCACGACGCCGCGGCCGGCACGGTGCTCGTCCGGCGCTGACGCGCGCTGCGCTACGCCGCGCTGCACCCCGCTACACCGCGCTGCGGTCTGCACCGTCCTGCCGGGGACGACTGGCCACGACATCCCGCCGGTTCGACGTCGATCGGTCACAAGCCGTCGGGCCGGACACGCGCGACCAACTACTTGCGACCGATCGACGAACGTGAGCGGGGTGTTCTGACCGATCGCCCGGTGCCGGTGCCGGGTGCCGGTGCCGATCGCCCGGTGCCGGGTGCCGGTGCCGGTGCCGGTGCCGGTGCCGGTGCCGGTGCGCGTGTGGCACCGCGCCGAGGACGGTTGGTGGGCGACACCGCGCTGACGAAGGTCGGTCCGTGACCGCGCTGCACGCCTCCACACGCAGAACGCCCCCGGCCGCTGCGGCCGGGGGCGTTCGTGGTGCGTGGGGTGCGACTCAGCGCGGGCGACCAGCGCGGACCCGAGTCGGGTCGATGCCCTTCGGGATCGCGGACGCCGGGTTCTGCGTGAGCGAGTCGAGACGGTTCGCGACCGCGAGGACCTCGTTGCGGTTGAGCGACTTCTTGAACTTGTTCATCGCACGGGGGAGCTTGTGCAGGGTCACGGCGTCCTTGCCGTCGCCGACGTGGACGACGTGGATCGGGACGTTCGGCACGATGCGCTGGACCTTCCGACGCTCCTCGTCGACCTGGCGCGTCAGGTTGCCGAGCTGGCCCTCGGTGATGAGCACGACGCCGGGGGTACCGACGGCACGGTAGACGGCGGCCTGCGAACGACCGTGGACCGCGACCGGCATCTCGCTGGAGCGCCACTGGCGACGGAGGGAGTTCGAGAGCACGGCGCCGACAGCACCCGGCTGCCCGTCGATCTGCGAGTACGCGGCGCGTTCCGCCAGACGCCCGAGGACGATGAGGAACAGCAGCACGCCGAGGAGCACCCCGGCAACGATCCACAGGACGACCGCGAGCCAGTTCTGCCCCGGCAGCAGGAGTGCGAGCAGCACACCGAGCACGACGGGCACGACGAACGCCGCTGCGAACCACCAGATCGACGTCGGGTCTGCCCGACGCGTCATCTGGAAGACCTGGAACATCTGCTTGAGACGCCCCGGCTCCTTCGCCTTCGTGTCCGTCGAACTGCTGCGTGCCATGCTCCCAGGATACGGCCTGACGGGCTTCCCGTGGACCGCCCGTGATCAGGCTGTGGGCGAACGGGGTTCTCCACAGACGCCCAGACCCGGCCTGGAGGCCCGTCCTACCTCCGCGACGCTGGTCACCATGGACGCGATCACGCTCGAACACTGGTGGACCGGACCCGACTCCGGTCCCTTCGCGACATGGGTCGCCGACCGCTCCGCGGCCGACCCGGTCCACTGTGTCCGCGTCACCGAGGTCGGACGCGGTGCCGACGGGCGGCTCGTCGTGCACACCGGTCCCGTGCGCGGGGCTCCGCTGCCCGATGCGCTGGAGCGGATCGGGCAGCCGACCGTGGGCGTCGCGGTGACGCTCACGGTGCCGTTGCTCGACCTCGTCGTGGACGCCGTCTCCGGGGCCATCGTGCTCGGGGTCGCGCGCGCGGACGACGTCCTCGTGGACGACGCCGGTGCCACCGTGCTCGTCGATCATCCGCCTGACGCCGTGGACCTGATCGGCAGTGGGATCGTCCGGACATCGGAGACCGCGGGCGCGACCGCGCTCCTGCACGCGGCGCGGACGGTCTGGGAGCGGGTCGACCCGCGCGCACCGTGTCGTGCGGTCCTCGACGCCGCGATGGCGGAGGCGATCGGCGGGGGTGTCGCAGAGGCCCGGGAGCTGTTGCGCGTCGTCACGAGCACGGCGGCGCCGCGACCGGTGCGATGGGATCCGCCCCGTGACGACTTCGACTTCGTCGAGCCCACCCCGCCGCCGGGTGACGACGTGGTCGCACGTCTCCGCGGTTGGATCGTCGACGGCGTCCCGGTTCCAGGTGGCGGCAAGCTCCCGGTGCGGCGGGTGGTCGTCGGCCTGGTGGTCGCGGCCGGACTCGCCGTGGCCGGTGTGTTCGCGGTCTCGGGCCCGTGAGTGGACAGCGCGCGAGGCGACCGCACACGAACGCCGACGGCCCCGGCTCCCACCAGGGGGAGACGGGGCCGTCGGTCGGGCCGGAGCCGCGGGTCAGTACCCGAGGTTCGGACCGAAGTTGCCCTCTTCGAGGCGGTTCTTCACCGCGACGAGGTACCGCGAGGCGTCCGCACCGTCGATGATCCGGTGGTCGTACGACAGCGCCAGGTACACGAACGAACGGATCGCGATGGCCTCTTGCCCGTCCACCTTCACGACCGCCGGGCGCTTCGTGACGATGCCGGTGCCGAGGATGGCCGACTGCGGGAGGAACACGACCGGGGTGTCGAACAGCGCGCCGCGCGAACCGGTGTTGGTCAGCGTGAACGTGCCGCCGGCGAGCTCGTCGGGCTTGAGCTGGTTGTTCCGCGTGCGCTCGGCGAGGTCCGCGATCGACTGCGAGAACTGCGCCAGGTTCAGCGACGCGGCGTCCTTGATCACGGGGGTGAGCAGACCGCGCTCGGTGTCGACGGCGATCGAGACGTTCTCGGTCTCCGGGTAGACGATCTCCTCGCCCTCCACCGTCGAATTGATCTTCGGGTGGGCCTTCAGCGCCTCGGACGCCGCCAGGGCGAAGAACGGCATGAAGGAGAGCTTCGAACCCGTCTTCTCCAGGAACTGCGCCTTGTTGGCGTCCCGGAACTGGGCGACCTTCGTGACGTCCACCTCGACCACGCTGGTGAGCTGCGCGGTCGAGGTCATCGACTGCACGGCACGCTCGGCGACGACCTTGCGGAGGCGGGTCATCTTCTCGCGGGTGCCACGCAGCGGCGACACCTCCGCGACGAACGGGCCGGACGCGGCAGCGGGTGCTGCCGAGCCACCGGCTGCCGGAGCGGCCGAGACCGCGGCGAGCACGTCCTCCTTGCGGATGCGACCGCCCACACCGGTGCCGGTGACGGTGGACAGGTCGACGCCCTGCTCGTTCGCGAGCTTGCGGACGAGCGGCGTGACGTAGCCGGAAGCGGCACCCGTCTGCGTCGGGTTCGGGACGGCAGCGGAGGCGGTGGGCGCGCTGGCGACCGCGGCGGCCGGGGCCGGGACGGCGGCCGGCGGTGCCGGAGCTGCGGCGGGCGGCGGGACCGGGGCTGCCTGGGGGACCGGGGCTGCTGCGGGC
Coding sequences within:
- a CDS encoding RDD family protein, producing the protein MARSTPSSSAAAAHGAGDWPGKLLGLPESGPRSMGGFGRRLGGLAIDWALASVISLAIGTYGAAGNFVTLGIFAVLQVLFIALLSGSFGHVCVGLRVVPIRGGYVGVWRPVVRTVLLCVVIPVLIHAKDGRPLHDAAAGTVLVRR
- a CDS encoding DUF4191 domain-containing protein → MARSSSTDTKAKEPGRLKQMFQVFQMTRRADPTSIWWFAAAFVVPVVLGVLLALLLPGQNWLAVVLWIVAGVLLGVLLFLIVLGRLAERAAYSQIDGQPGAVGAVLSNSLRRQWRSSEMPVAVHGRSQAAVYRAVGTPGVVLITEGQLGNLTRQVDEERRKVQRIVPNVPIHVVHVGDGKDAVTLHKLPRAMNKFKKSLNRNEVLAVANRLDSLTQNPASAIPKGIDPTRVRAGRPR